A genomic region of Homo sapiens chromosome 4, GRCh38.p14 Primary Assembly contains the following coding sequences:
- the CASP6 gene encoding caspase-6 isoform X1 has protein sequence MQGNWGGEENMTETDAFYKREMFDPAEKYKMDHRRRGIALIFNHERFFWHLTLPERRGTCADRDNLTRRFSDLGFEVKCFNDLKAEELLLKIHEVSTVSHADADCFVCVFLSHGEGNHIYAYDAKIEIQTLTGLFKGDKCHSLVGKPKIFIIQACRGNQHDVPVIPLDVVDNQTEKLDTNITEVDAASVYTLPAGADFLMCYSVAEGYYSHRETVNGSWYIQDLCEMLGKYGSSLEFTELLTLVNRKVSQRRVDFCKDPSAIGKKQVPCFASMLTKKLHFFPKSN, from the exons GTGGGGAAGAAAACATGACAGAAACAGATGCCTTCTATAAAAG AGAAATGTTTGATCCGGCAGAAAAGTACAAAATGGACCACAGGAGGAGAGGAATTGCTTTAATCTTCAATCATGAGAGGTTCTTTTGGCACTTAACACTGCCAGAAAGGCGGGGCACCTGCGCAGATAGAGACAATCTTACCCGCAG GTTTTCAGATCTAGGATTTGAAGTGAAATGCTTTAATGATCTTAAAGCAGAAGAACTACTGCTCAAAATTCATGAGG TGTCAACTGTTAGCCACGCAGATGCCGATTGCTTTGTGTGTGTCTTCCTGAGCCATGGCGAAGGCAATCACATTTATGCATATGATGCTAAAATCGAAATTCAGACATTAACTGGCTTGTTCAAAGGAGACAAGTGTCACAGCCTGGTTGGAAAACCCAAGATATTTATCATTCAG GCATGTCGGGGAAACCAGCACGATGTGCCAGTCATTCCTTTGGATGTAGTAGATAATCAGACAGAGAAGTTGGACACCAACATAACTGAGGTGGATGCAGCCTCCGTTTACACGCTGCCTGCTGGAGCTGACTTCCTCATGTGTTACTCTGTTGCAGAAG GATATTATTCTCACCGGGAAACTGTGAACGGCTCATGGTACATTCAAGATTTGTGTGAGATGTTGGGAAAATATGGCTCCTCCTTAGAGTTCACAGAACTCCTCACACTGGTGAACAGGAAAGTTTCTCAGCGCCGAGTGGACTTTTGCAAAGACCCAAGTGCAATTGGAAAGAAGCAGGTTCCCTGTTTTGCCTCAATGCTAACTAAAAAGCTGCATTTCTTTCCAAAATCTAATTAA
- the CASP6 gene encoding caspase-6 isoform alpha precursor (isoform alpha precursor is encoded by transcript variant alpha) — translation MSSASGLRRGHPAGGEENMTETDAFYKREMFDPAEKYKMDHRRRGIALIFNHERFFWHLTLPERRGTCADRDNLTRRFSDLGFEVKCFNDLKAEELLLKIHEVSTVSHADADCFVCVFLSHGEGNHIYAYDAKIEIQTLTGLFKGDKCHSLVGKPKIFIIQACRGNQHDVPVIPLDVVDNQTEKLDTNITEVDAASVYTLPAGADFLMCYSVAEGYYSHRETVNGSWYIQDLCEMLGKYGSSLEFTELLTLVNRKVSQRRVDFCKDPSAIGKKQVPCFASMLTKKLHFFPKSN, via the exons GTGGGGAAGAAAACATGACAGAAACAGATGCCTTCTATAAAAG AGAAATGTTTGATCCGGCAGAAAAGTACAAAATGGACCACAGGAGGAGAGGAATTGCTTTAATCTTCAATCATGAGAGGTTCTTTTGGCACTTAACACTGCCAGAAAGGCGGGGCACCTGCGCAGATAGAGACAATCTTACCCGCAG GTTTTCAGATCTAGGATTTGAAGTGAAATGCTTTAATGATCTTAAAGCAGAAGAACTACTGCTCAAAATTCATGAGG TGTCAACTGTTAGCCACGCAGATGCCGATTGCTTTGTGTGTGTCTTCCTGAGCCATGGCGAAGGCAATCACATTTATGCATATGATGCTAAAATCGAAATTCAGACATTAACTGGCTTGTTCAAAGGAGACAAGTGTCACAGCCTGGTTGGAAAACCCAAGATATTTATCATTCAG GCATGTCGGGGAAACCAGCACGATGTGCCAGTCATTCCTTTGGATGTAGTAGATAATCAGACAGAGAAGTTGGACACCAACATAACTGAGGTGGATGCAGCCTCCGTTTACACGCTGCCTGCTGGAGCTGACTTCCTCATGTGTTACTCTGTTGCAGAAG GATATTATTCTCACCGGGAAACTGTGAACGGCTCATGGTACATTCAAGATTTGTGTGAGATGTTGGGAAAATATGGCTCCTCCTTAGAGTTCACAGAACTCCTCACACTGGTGAACAGGAAAGTTTCTCAGCGCCGAGTGGACTTTTGCAAAGACCCAAGTGCAATTGGAAAGAAGCAGGTTCCCTGTTTTGCCTCAATGCTAACTAAAAAGCTGCATTTCTTTCCAAAATCTAATTAA
- the CASP6 gene encoding caspase-6 isoform beta (isoform beta is encoded by transcript variant beta) → MSSASGLRRGHPAVSTVSHADADCFVCVFLSHGEGNHIYAYDAKIEIQTLTGLFKGDKCHSLVGKPKIFIIQACRGNQHDVPVIPLDVVDNQTEKLDTNITEVDAASVYTLPAGADFLMCYSVAEGYYSHRETVNGSWYIQDLCEMLGKYGSSLEFTELLTLVNRKVSQRRVDFCKDPSAIGKKQVPCFASMLTKKLHFFPKSN, encoded by the exons TGTCAACTGTTAGCCACGCAGATGCCGATTGCTTTGTGTGTGTCTTCCTGAGCCATGGCGAAGGCAATCACATTTATGCATATGATGCTAAAATCGAAATTCAGACATTAACTGGCTTGTTCAAAGGAGACAAGTGTCACAGCCTGGTTGGAAAACCCAAGATATTTATCATTCAG GCATGTCGGGGAAACCAGCACGATGTGCCAGTCATTCCTTTGGATGTAGTAGATAATCAGACAGAGAAGTTGGACACCAACATAACTGAGGTGGATGCAGCCTCCGTTTACACGCTGCCTGCTGGAGCTGACTTCCTCATGTGTTACTCTGTTGCAGAAG GATATTATTCTCACCGGGAAACTGTGAACGGCTCATGGTACATTCAAGATTTGTGTGAGATGTTGGGAAAATATGGCTCCTCCTTAGAGTTCACAGAACTCCTCACACTGGTGAACAGGAAAGTTTCTCAGCGCCGAGTGGACTTTTGCAAAGACCCAAGTGCAATTGGAAAGAAGCAGGTTCCCTGTTTTGCCTCAATGCTAACTAAAAAGCTGCATTTCTTTCCAAAATCTAATTAA